In Gimesia sp., a single genomic region encodes these proteins:
- a CDS encoding FCD domain-containing protein, producing MPDPTDLLNSDSWATSFPKSSEIAEQICLRIQREKLVPGSYLGTVEKLTEEFGVSRSVIREAIGNLRGLGVITGRPKVGLSVAEGDIQSVLRKVLVPQTTCEKGWREVAQLRVVIELGSLPMVIQNITDLQLDRLQEIVDEQHLLLENDQLSDGLLLKKFVEKDLLFHEALLQAANQELITQFHQVLMKYFQQGIDFFPLPTFQMVDEHQTVVDALRDRDCNLAIQSLTAHLKPIHSMLNTLEVSDTSPADDSFE from the coding sequence ATGCCAGATCCGACTGACCTATTGAACTCTGACAGCTGGGCAACCTCTTTTCCCAAAAGCTCAGAAATTGCAGAACAGATCTGCCTCCGCATCCAGAGAGAGAAGCTGGTACCCGGCAGTTATCTGGGAACTGTGGAAAAGCTGACCGAAGAATTCGGCGTGTCTCGATCAGTCATTCGTGAAGCCATCGGAAACTTACGCGGGCTGGGAGTCATCACCGGCCGCCCCAAAGTGGGCCTTTCCGTGGCAGAGGGAGATATTCAATCAGTTTTGCGCAAAGTTCTGGTTCCTCAGACAACGTGTGAAAAAGGCTGGCGGGAAGTGGCCCAGTTGCGCGTGGTGATCGAGCTCGGTTCCCTTCCGATGGTAATTCAGAATATCACGGACTTACAACTGGATCGGCTGCAGGAGATCGTTGACGAGCAACATCTGCTGCTGGAGAACGATCAGCTGTCAGACGGACTGCTCCTGAAAAAGTTTGTCGAAAAAGATCTGTTGTTCCACGAAGCCCTTCTGCAGGCTGCCAACCAGGAACTGATCACCCAGTTCCATCAGGTATTGATGAAGTATTTCCAACAGGGAATCGACTTCTTCCCGTTACCGACATTCCAGATGGTTGACGAACATCAGACCGTCGTTGATGCGCTCCGGGATCGCGACTGCAATTTAGCCATCCAGAGTCTGACAGCACATCTGAAACCGATTCATTCGATGCTGAATACACTCGAAGTTTCAGATACATCCCCGGCTGACGATTCCTTCGAGTAA